The nucleotide window ACGCCATGGATGCCAGGGCATCCTCTTGAGGATAGTAAGATTCGGGCGCCGCCATGGTCTGGCGGCGCCGGGCTCTGAAGTCGATCAGCGAACGACCTTGAGGCTGTCGGGATCGAGATAGAGCATCTTCTGCGCGCCGGTCTCGTCGGTGACGAAAGCGATATAGTAGGACGAACCCCACTCTTCCACGCTGCTAGCATTGATACCCTGGTGCTGAAGCTCGGCCAGCACATAGTCTTCGTTAAAGTCGTTATCCGACACGCCAGTCAGCGAG belongs to Devosia sp. XK-2 and includes:
- a CDS encoding PepSY domain-containing protein produces the protein MIKNSVIALVTATALLGAAAPAMANSLTGVSDNDFNEDYVLAELQHQGINASSVEEWGSSYYIAFVTDETGAQKMLYLDPDSLKVVR